The Psychromonas sp. MME1 genome window below encodes:
- a CDS encoding DNA topoisomerase III, translating into MKLYIAEKPSLARAIVDALPKPHRKTEGCIHVGNGDIVSWCIGHLLTQVDPEAYNADFKRWKFEHLPIIPENWKLKSVTRTSKQLTLLKKLIKQADQLVHVGDPDREGQLLVDEVIHFSGTKGNKLKQVERCLINDLTINAVKRSLQNLRSNQEFIPLSTSALARTRADWLYGLNLTRVYTLQAQKSGYQGVISVGRVQTPLLGLVVRRDKEIENFVSKPFYEVEAHLITDQQNGSESFTAKWKPSEACAKYQDVDGRVIVKGLADNVAQRISKQDAIVKSFIAKNKKQIAPLPYNLSSLQIDAARRYNYSAQQVLDVCQALYERHKLITYPRSDSRYLPRNHHSQAKAVVQAIAKNEQSLIDAVKGADLAIKGRAWNDAKVDAHHAIIPTDTNKPLGSLDDMSQNIYDLIARQYLAQFYPDYSYAECVAEIEICNGLFVSKAKAKLRDGWKVLFNIQDKDTFLPKLLKGQHLFCNKGEVIEKNTKPPCSFNDATLLAAMSNISRFVKNDSLKKILKETDGLGTEATRAGIIELLFKRQFLKRSGKIIQATEVGIKLIESLPEQLTLPDMTAEWEMQLNAISEKQRTYHSFMQPLQAQLNSLVANAIMAGPQGLVNLTNGADNNLRYARKKGRRRTANKKVKKFS; encoded by the coding sequence ATGAAGCTTTATATTGCAGAGAAACCGAGCCTTGCAAGAGCGATTGTAGATGCGTTGCCGAAACCTCATCGTAAAACTGAGGGGTGTATTCATGTTGGTAATGGCGATATTGTTAGTTGGTGTATTGGCCATCTATTAACACAGGTTGATCCTGAAGCATATAACGCTGATTTTAAACGATGGAAGTTTGAGCACTTGCCAATAATTCCAGAAAATTGGAAATTAAAATCCGTAACGCGAACAAGCAAACAATTAACACTTTTAAAAAAGCTCATCAAACAAGCGGACCAATTAGTTCATGTTGGCGATCCCGATCGAGAAGGGCAGCTTTTGGTCGATGAAGTGATCCATTTTAGTGGAACCAAAGGGAATAAATTAAAACAAGTTGAGCGTTGTTTAATTAATGATTTAACTATTAATGCAGTGAAACGATCACTACAAAACCTAAGATCAAATCAAGAATTTATTCCTTTATCTACATCCGCCCTGGCAAGGACAAGAGCTGATTGGCTATATGGATTAAACTTAACTCGCGTATATACCTTGCAGGCTCAAAAGTCAGGCTATCAAGGTGTGATTTCAGTTGGGCGAGTACAAACGCCCTTGTTAGGACTTGTTGTGAGGCGCGATAAGGAAATTGAAAACTTCGTGAGTAAACCTTTCTATGAGGTGGAAGCACATTTGATAACCGATCAGCAAAATGGATCAGAGTCCTTCACTGCGAAATGGAAACCGAGTGAGGCTTGTGCCAAATATCAAGATGTAGACGGCCGCGTGATTGTTAAAGGGCTAGCAGATAATGTCGCGCAACGAATATCTAAACAAGATGCCATTGTTAAAAGCTTTATAGCGAAGAATAAAAAACAGATAGCGCCTTTACCTTATAATCTTTCATCATTGCAAATAGATGCAGCTAGGCGTTATAACTATAGTGCTCAGCAAGTTTTAGATGTTTGTCAGGCGTTATATGAACGACACAAACTGATCACTTACCCTCGCTCTGATTCACGTTATCTGCCAAGAAATCACCACAGTCAAGCAAAGGCTGTCGTTCAGGCAATTGCTAAAAACGAACAATCGTTAATAGATGCAGTAAAGGGCGCTGATTTGGCGATTAAAGGGCGAGCTTGGAATGATGCCAAAGTTGATGCCCATCATGCAATTATTCCGACTGACACTAATAAGCCGTTAGGCAGCTTAGATGACATGTCACAGAATATTTATGATTTAATCGCGCGTCAATATTTAGCTCAATTTTACCCCGATTATAGTTATGCCGAGTGCGTCGCGGAAATTGAGATATGTAATGGTTTGTTTGTCAGCAAAGCCAAAGCAAAACTGCGTGACGGGTGGAAGGTGTTATTTAATATTCAAGATAAGGATACGTTTTTACCTAAATTATTAAAAGGGCAGCATTTATTCTGTAATAAGGGGGAAGTCATTGAAAAAAATACCAAACCGCCTTGTTCTTTCAATGATGCAACCCTGCTAGCAGCAATGAGTAATATTTCCCGTTTTGTTAAAAATGATAGTTTAAAGAAAATTCTTAAAGAGACCGATGGCTTAGGCACAGAAGCAACCCGTGCAGGTATTATTGAATTACTATTCAAACGTCAATTTTTAAAACGTAGTGGTAAAATAATTCAAGCAACGGAAGTGGGAATTAAATTAATAGAAAGTTTACCAGAGCAATTAACCTTGCCTGATATGACCGCAGAATGGGAAATGCAACTTAATGCAATTAGCGAGAAGCAACGGACTTATCATAGCTTTATGCAACCTTTACAGGCGCAATTAAATAGTCTCGTTGCCAATGCAATTATGGCTGGCCCACAGGGTTTAGTTAACTTAACAAATGGTGCTGATAATAACCTAAGATATGCTAGAAAAAAGGGGCGGAGGAGAACGGCTAACAAAAAAGTTAAAAAATTTAGCTGA
- a CDS encoding FadR/GntR family transcriptional regulator: MSSSNFTTISGSTRSLHVQVARTIARSILSGELAQGSIIPNEMALCEQFGISRTALREAIKLLTSKGLLRSKPKIGTTVIEKNNWNFLDPQLLEWMDGIENSTVFYRQFLGLRKAIEPEACALAAKNATVEQRIELSATFQKMEEVAKNFDHKKWAEVDMHFHRLIFLSTGNDFYLPFGNVLATIFMSFILYSSKDGGVCIEEHRAIYEAIMAGDTDQARTASQALLVGEKHRIIDEDVV; the protein is encoded by the coding sequence ATGTCTTCTTCTAACTTTACTACAATTTCAGGATCAACACGTAGTTTGCACGTGCAAGTAGCGCGTACAATTGCACGTAGCATATTGTCTGGTGAATTAGCACAAGGCTCAATAATTCCTAATGAGATGGCTTTATGTGAACAATTCGGTATTAGTCGTACTGCGTTACGTGAAGCGATTAAATTACTGACATCTAAAGGTTTGCTACGCTCTAAACCTAAAATTGGTACAACCGTTATTGAAAAAAATAACTGGAATTTCCTTGACCCTCAACTACTTGAATGGATGGATGGCATCGAAAACTCAACCGTTTTCTATCGTCAATTCCTAGGATTACGTAAAGCTATTGAGCCTGAAGCCTGTGCATTAGCAGCGAAAAACGCCACAGTAGAACAACGCATCGAGCTTTCTGCTACATTTCAAAAGATGGAAGAGGTTGCTAAAAACTTTGATCATAAAAAGTGGGCTGAGGTGGATATGCATTTCCATCGTTTAATTTTCCTTTCCACTGGTAACGATTTCTATCTGCCTTTCGGCAATGTATTAGCCACTATTTTCATGAGCTTTATCCTCTACTCATCAAAAGACGGCGGCGTATGCATCGAAGAGCATAGAGCAATTTATGAAGCGATTATGGCTGGCGATACAGACCAAGCTCGCACGGCTTCACAGGCTCTATTAGTGGGTGAAAAACATCGTATCATCGATGAAGATGTCGTATAA
- a CDS encoding bifunctional 4-hydroxy-2-oxoglutarate aldolase/2-dehydro-3-deoxy-phosphogluconate aldolase codes for MSKLNQQLAALKIIPVIAINDADDAVTLAKVLIENGMPCAEITFRTPAAAEAIRNIREAYPDMLIGSGTILTTAQVDQSIAAGVDFIVSPGFNPTTVKYCQQRNVPIVPGVNSPSLVEQAMEMGLHTLKFFPAEPSGGVAMLKALAAVYPVKFMPTGGVTQTNINQYLSISAVLACGGTWMVPTDLIDKKQWDELAVLVKAAVESVS; via the coding sequence ATGAGTAAATTAAATCAACAATTAGCAGCACTAAAAATCATTCCTGTGATTGCGATTAATGATGCCGATGATGCAGTTACTTTGGCTAAGGTCCTCATCGAAAATGGTATGCCATGTGCTGAAATAACATTCCGCACACCAGCAGCAGCAGAGGCAATCCGTAATATACGGGAAGCCTATCCAGATATGTTGATTGGCTCTGGTACCATATTAACAACGGCACAAGTAGATCAGTCGATAGCCGCAGGCGTTGATTTTATAGTCAGCCCAGGCTTTAATCCAACAACAGTCAAATACTGTCAACAACGTAATGTACCAATAGTTCCGGGGGTGAACTCTCCAAGTCTAGTCGAACAGGCAATGGAGATGGGATTGCATACATTGAAATTTTTCCCGGCAGAACCCTCAGGTGGTGTTGCAATGCTAAAAGCATTGGCTGCGGTATATCCTGTTAAATTTATGCCTACAGGTGGTGTTACGCAAACCAATATCAACCAATATTTATCAATTTCTGCCGTGCTTGCTTGTGGCGGTACTTGGATGGTGCCAACAGATCTTATTGATAAGAAGCAGTGGGATGAATTAGCTGTATTAGTGAAAGCGGCAGTGGAAAGTGTAAGCTAA
- a CDS encoding antibiotic biosynthesis monooxygenase, which produces MSQKIYCIAMFQPKEGKLDELFTVLQALEPNAHREDGCIQYTVTRHIPNDFAQGQSFPIVFNEIWRDKVSFEAHCQRQEIVDFFETHCVSDSGLVADYNVSVYSDQPNNYDAPQL; this is translated from the coding sequence ATGTCGCAAAAAATCTATTGTATTGCCATGTTTCAACCTAAAGAGGGAAAACTTGATGAACTCTTTACTGTATTACAGGCACTCGAACCTAACGCCCATCGTGAAGATGGCTGTATTCAGTATACCGTCACTAGGCATATCCCCAATGACTTTGCACAGGGGCAGAGTTTTCCTATTGTATTTAATGAAATTTGGCGCGATAAAGTCAGCTTTGAGGCACACTGTCAACGCCAAGAAATCGTTGATTTTTTTGAAACGCACTGTGTATCAGATAGCGGCTTAGTTGCTGATTACAATGTCTCTGTTTATAGTGATCAGCCCAATAACTACGATGCTCCACAATTGTAA
- a CDS encoding NfeD family protein has protein sequence MMEYIYSHLPQVLVTIGIILLAIEVLVLGFSTFVLFFIGIGTIVTGALMAMSIIPDTVPNSLLWSAIISTIVALLSWKPMKQMQNKVGSKTVNNDIIGHRFALTQPLIPGQTITYHYSGINWQVKAKQPLPTGSEVKIIAMEVGLLTVAPVEEV, from the coding sequence ATGATGGAATATATTTATTCACATTTACCACAGGTATTGGTCACTATTGGTATTATTTTATTGGCTATTGAAGTACTTGTCTTAGGTTTTTCAACCTTTGTTCTTTTTTTCATTGGCATCGGCACCATCGTCACCGGTGCTTTAATGGCAATGTCCATTATCCCTGATACGGTGCCTAATTCTTTATTATGGTCGGCAATCATATCGACCATCGTGGCATTGCTTAGCTGGAAACCAATGAAACAAATGCAAAATAAGGTTGGCTCAAAAACGGTTAATAATGACATCATTGGTCATCGCTTTGCTTTAACTCAGCCATTAATACCAGGTCAGACGATTACTTATCATTATTCGGGGATTAATTGGCAAGTAAAAGCTAAACAACCATTACCCACGGGTAGTGAAGTTAAGATAATCGCGATGGAAGTTGGTCTATTAACCGTAGCGCCCGTTGAAGAAGTATAA
- a CDS encoding SPFH domain-containing protein, producing the protein MDILFQYLFRVEVVILVLVIVILKSSIIFVPQNRAFLIERFGKYQSTREAGLNFIIPFIDHIGSDRSLKEQAVDVPSQSAITRDNISLSVDGVLYFRVLDPYKASYGVDDYVFAVTQLAQTTMRSELGKMELDKTFEERDVLNVNIVAAINDASGPWGIQVLRYEIKDIVPPQTVMEAMETQMKAERIKRAQILESEGDRQAAINVAEGQKRSVVLNAEAEKEEQVLKAQGEAQAIIAVAEAQAEALRKVGEAANTTEGQKAIQLDLATKAIEAKAAIAKESSVVLLPDSGNDAASVVAQAMTIINSLNKGA; encoded by the coding sequence ATGGACATTTTATTTCAATATTTATTCAGAGTAGAAGTTGTAATCCTTGTGTTAGTTATTGTGATCCTCAAATCATCAATTATTTTTGTACCACAAAACAGAGCATTTTTAATTGAACGTTTTGGTAAATATCAATCAACCCGAGAAGCAGGATTAAATTTTATTATTCCATTTATTGACCATATTGGTTCTGATCGTTCTTTGAAAGAGCAGGCCGTCGATGTACCTAGCCAAAGTGCCATCACCAGAGACAATATTTCATTAAGTGTTGATGGTGTTCTCTATTTCAGAGTGTTAGATCCCTATAAAGCGAGTTATGGTGTTGATGATTATGTCTTTGCGGTTACTCAATTAGCCCAGACAACGATGCGTTCTGAACTTGGAAAAATGGAACTTGATAAAACCTTTGAAGAACGGGATGTCCTCAATGTTAATATCGTTGCAGCGATTAATGATGCCTCTGGCCCTTGGGGAATTCAGGTACTACGTTATGAGATAAAAGATATTGTTCCACCGCAAACCGTTATGGAAGCGATGGAAACACAAATGAAAGCAGAACGTATTAAACGAGCACAAATCTTAGAATCAGAAGGTGATAGACAAGCAGCTATTAACGTTGCTGAAGGTCAGAAACGTTCAGTGGTGCTAAATGCTGAAGCCGAAAAAGAAGAGCAGGTGCTAAAAGCACAGGGTGAAGCACAAGCCATTATTGCTGTTGCAGAGGCTCAAGCCGAAGCATTGCGTAAAGTTGGTGAAGCTGCCAATACCACCGAAGGACAAAAAGCCATTCAACTGGATTTAGCGACCAAAGCAATTGAAGCGAAAGCCGCAATTGCTAAAGAATCCTCGGTTGTATTGCTACCAGATAGTGGCAATGATGCCGCTTCGGTGGTCGCACAAGCAATGACTATCATTAATAGCTTAAATAAAGGCGCATGA
- a CDS encoding mechanosensitive ion channel family protein: protein MVTSSFVYPASETSTDEENLHSLHDDIDIFPNISEIIPTSVNLTTNLSVQTSYFNKREYDDSEFTFIKMKYKDIAGKVDKVYKQFNSLKKIDENNYLKYFVLKQSLIDEIETLKELSKPLAKSIQLLDSWNENWLKEGVRWQRWQEYYSHQNPSSQLTTLFNLALGTIHDGKQQVIQHIDPLLSLQVEGAAIQTKINIITQEITYLIKELRVESLFDQSPPFYSPVYVDQFKTEMLDSTWQGVSLSTWFNMPFLARHGIAYSILSILFVICAVIIRNNRANLLESKEWTFLAKRPIASIFFIGSLLSGIQLELWEVPKTVALINSIVGGIACARLLDYILSERWLKQAVYSVMIVYPLTVLLIAAGTPPPIFRLYVFMASILGLIFCIRWNKKNYNNHLNGNDNVISAALYNKILHFMSLLFLLIIIIEFFGQDGIATYLFKSTIITMAIIVPMLLFFFIIRGAMKWIFNSPLVWQIKLIRNDANEYARQTGIFIEVLIIFFFLIPAILSSWQLYPTLTDAISGIMALGFNIGELRISLGLIVVSTLTLFATVFISKVIPKILLDESVSGKLIERGARTSISHLLQYFIIIVGFLIAVSMIGFDLTKVTIILGALGVGIGFGLQGIVNNFVCGLVLLFERPLREGDTIDISDGLSMGVIKKIGLRATIVQTFDNADMIIPNADLISNQVTNWTLQNRQARLSVPVGVAYGSDVVLVNTILLECAKNHQAVLKSPPPYILFMDLGDSSLNFQLRVWLADADERITVRSDLYHDIVNKFAEENIEIPFPQRDLHLRSVDLDVFKNLQKPIS from the coding sequence ATGGTTACATCTTCCTTTGTATATCCTGCTAGCGAAACCTCGACAGATGAAGAAAATTTGCACAGTTTGCATGATGATATCGATATTTTTCCAAACATCTCAGAAATCATTCCAACTTCCGTTAATTTGACGACTAACTTATCTGTTCAAACTTCATATTTTAATAAAAGAGAATACGATGATAGCGAGTTTACTTTCATAAAAATGAAGTATAAAGATATTGCAGGTAAGGTTGATAAGGTTTATAAGCAATTTAATTCATTAAAAAAAATTGATGAGAATAATTATCTAAAATATTTTGTATTAAAACAGTCATTAATTGATGAAATTGAGACCCTAAAAGAATTAAGTAAACCCTTAGCAAAATCGATACAACTTCTCGATAGTTGGAATGAAAATTGGTTGAAAGAGGGCGTACGTTGGCAACGCTGGCAGGAATATTACAGCCATCAAAACCCATCATCACAACTAACTACTCTCTTTAATTTAGCACTTGGCACCATTCATGATGGAAAACAACAAGTGATTCAACATATCGATCCTCTACTGTCATTACAAGTCGAAGGGGCTGCTATTCAAACAAAAATTAACATAATAACTCAAGAGATAACTTATCTTATTAAAGAGCTTCGAGTCGAGTCGTTATTTGATCAATCACCGCCATTTTATTCCCCCGTATATGTAGACCAATTCAAAACAGAAATGCTAGATAGCACATGGCAAGGGGTGAGCTTATCAACTTGGTTTAATATGCCATTTTTAGCAAGGCATGGTATTGCCTATTCAATTTTATCTATACTATTTGTCATTTGTGCCGTTATTATCAGAAATAATAGAGCAAATCTACTTGAGTCAAAAGAGTGGACATTTTTGGCCAAACGTCCTATCGCCAGTATCTTTTTTATTGGCAGTTTACTCAGTGGAATCCAACTTGAACTGTGGGAAGTGCCTAAAACAGTGGCACTAATTAATTCGATTGTTGGCGGAATAGCTTGTGCTAGGTTATTAGATTATATATTAAGTGAGCGTTGGTTAAAGCAAGCTGTATATAGTGTCATGATTGTCTATCCACTCACGGTGTTATTGATTGCAGCCGGTACACCTCCTCCAATTTTTAGGTTATATGTATTTATGGCTTCTATATTAGGATTGATTTTCTGTATACGTTGGAATAAAAAAAACTACAATAACCATCTCAATGGTAATGATAACGTCATATCGGCTGCTTTATATAATAAAATACTTCATTTCATGTCATTGTTGTTTTTACTCATTATCATTATCGAGTTTTTTGGCCAAGATGGCATTGCTACCTATTTGTTTAAATCGACTATTATCACGATGGCCATCATTGTGCCTATGCTGCTTTTTTTCTTTATTATACGTGGTGCAATGAAGTGGATTTTTAACTCTCCATTGGTATGGCAGATTAAATTAATACGTAATGATGCCAATGAATATGCTCGCCAAACTGGAATATTTATCGAAGTATTGATTATTTTCTTTTTTTTAATACCCGCCATACTGAGTAGTTGGCAATTATACCCAACATTAACAGATGCCATTTCCGGTATTATGGCGTTAGGCTTTAATATTGGAGAACTTAGAATTAGTTTAGGCTTGATTGTTGTTTCTACCTTAACTTTATTTGCAACCGTTTTTATTTCTAAAGTTATTCCGAAAATATTACTTGATGAATCAGTGAGTGGTAAATTGATTGAGCGTGGTGCGCGCACCTCGATAAGCCATTTATTACAATATTTCATCATCATTGTTGGCTTTTTAATTGCCGTTTCAATGATAGGATTTGATTTGACCAAGGTTACTATCATTTTAGGTGCATTAGGGGTAGGTATCGGTTTTGGTTTACAGGGAATCGTTAATAATTTTGTTTGTGGTTTAGTTTTATTATTTGAAAGACCATTGCGAGAAGGGGATACAATCGATATAAGTGATGGGTTATCAATGGGGGTGATAAAAAAAATCGGACTACGAGCAACGATAGTTCAAACCTTTGATAACGCCGATATGATTATTCCAAATGCTGACTTGATTAGTAATCAGGTAACTAACTGGACATTACAAAACCGGCAGGCGAGATTGTCAGTCCCTGTTGGTGTTGCCTATGGTAGTGATGTGGTATTGGTGAATACTATTTTGTTGGAGTGTGCAAAAAATCATCAAGCCGTACTTAAATCACCCCCACCCTATATTTTATTTATGGATCTTGGTGATAGTTCGTTGAATTTTCAATTACGAGTGTGGCTTGCTGACGCGGATGAGCGTATTACTGTACGTAGTGATTTATACCATGACATTGTTAATAAATTTGCTGAAGAAAATATTGAGATACCATTTCCACAACGCGATCTGCACCTACGTAGTGTAGATTTGGATGTATTTAAAAACCTACAAAAACCAATATCGTGA
- the yeiP gene encoding elongation factor P-like protein YeiP, producing MPKASEVKKNTAIEFNNRVYIIKDIERSVPQGRAGGSLYRMRMYDVISGSKTDETFKDSEMLTLADLVRRNAMFSYLDGDEYVFMDNEDYTPYNLNKESIADEALFVDENTQGIQVVLISGSPVGIELPSSVELEIVETAPSIKGASASARTKPATMTTGLVVQVPEHISSGERIKINTVEHKFMGRADK from the coding sequence ATGCCTAAGGCAAGTGAAGTTAAAAAAAATACGGCAATAGAATTTAATAACCGCGTATATATCATTAAAGATATTGAACGTTCTGTACCGCAAGGCCGTGCTGGCGGTAGTTTATATCGTATGCGTATGTACGATGTTATTTCTGGTTCTAAAACAGATGAAACATTCAAAGATAGTGAAATGTTAACATTAGCGGATCTTGTTCGTCGTAATGCTATGTTTTCATACTTAGATGGTGACGAATATGTATTTATGGATAACGAGGACTACACACCTTACAATCTAAATAAAGAGAGTATTGCCGATGAAGCACTATTTGTTGATGAAAACACCCAGGGTATACAAGTTGTCCTAATCAGTGGTTCACCTGTTGGTATTGAATTACCTTCGAGTGTTGAACTTGAAATCGTTGAGACAGCACCATCAATTAAAGGGGCTTCAGCAAGTGCACGCACAAAACCTGCAACAATGACAACGGGTCTTGTTGTACAAGTACCTGAGCACATTTCTTCGGGTGAAAGAATCAAAATAAATACAGTCGAGCATAAATTTATGGGGCGTGCAGATAAGTAG
- a CDS encoding TusE/DsrC/DsvC family sulfur relay protein: protein MYFNGQEYATDSQGYLLDYTLWSESLANFIAQEENISLTDEHWQVIYFVREFYLEFNTSPAIRALVKALEIKYGKEKISSRYLYRLFPNGPAKQATKIAGLPKPARCI, encoded by the coding sequence TTGTATTTTAACGGTCAAGAATATGCAACAGATTCTCAGGGATATTTATTGGACTACACGTTATGGTCTGAATCTCTGGCAAATTTTATTGCACAAGAAGAAAATATTTCTCTCACAGACGAACATTGGCAAGTCATCTATTTTGTACGTGAATTTTACTTAGAATTTAATACCTCTCCTGCGATTCGTGCATTGGTAAAGGCATTAGAAATTAAATATGGTAAAGAGAAAATAAGTAGTCGTTATTTATATCGATTATTTCCCAACGGCCCAGCAAAACAAGCGACCAAGATTGCAGGTTTGCCTAAGCCTGCTCGTTGTATCTAG
- the yccS gene encoding YccS family putative transporter, whose product MAITFIPAIEPSLENIFNQQTLTLSIYLCLGVMASAIVETDDNYKGRGKFIVTIAGCFFIASTSIELLMPYPILFAIGLFLSSFTFMMLAVYGTHYNKIGFGAVLIAIYTMIGYQTETSWYIQPLYFSLGALWYGFFSIIWNICSPYQSLRVQLAQLFFTLSRYQLQKAMLFNESEGRKRSDIFAIRQQLALINISIMARLVNSKNIIQSRFQISHKQEELNRLNYLYFVAEQIHERICASQYSYSQLESQFGKSQILEGYHQLLLQLSEDCYQLGLSITDKKNYQHSRRLKWNVRALSDQLHLLQQQDRLTKKESEAMQALQTIFDNISEISHLLKEISKAQQDNSIQTTVVPVDMVTAEKLGIRKTFSNALKPSNMTFKHAMRISICLSIAYILQYQFSLTHGFWLLLTVLFVCQPSFSETRKRLVQRTIGTLLGILICYPIIMFIESSWAQVILLLLSAFLFFNYLRTNYGLAVIFITLFVMFIFNLLNGAGMVILPARIGETLLGCILSLMAISFIFPDWQFLRFPALVNQLLTYSERYFKQVSDQYQYGRSENLNYRITRFETFNSDAMLTTAWQSMLIEPNSKQKLHKEAYALANRCDALVSYIAALASHRHKMDNYQDNIALQNLVNATYLQINRANKIELLDTNEINDTIEKFEEYKIDFNGEELLIVEQLRLIAFTALDIQLLLQQLNFNSKSAN is encoded by the coding sequence ATGGCTATCACCTTTATCCCAGCAATAGAGCCTAGTTTAGAAAATATTTTTAATCAACAGACATTAACGCTATCGATTTATCTTTGTTTAGGTGTAATGGCAAGTGCCATAGTAGAAACGGATGATAACTATAAAGGTAGAGGAAAATTTATTGTTACTATTGCTGGTTGTTTTTTTATCGCCTCTACCAGTATTGAATTACTTATGCCCTATCCTATTTTGTTTGCCATAGGATTATTTTTATCCAGTTTCACCTTTATGATGTTAGCTGTCTATGGAACGCATTATAACAAAATCGGTTTTGGCGCTGTCTTAATTGCCATTTATACGATGATTGGTTACCAAACAGAGACAAGTTGGTATATACAACCCTTATATTTCAGTCTGGGTGCATTATGGTATGGTTTTTTTTCAATCATCTGGAATATTTGTAGCCCCTATCAATCATTAAGAGTGCAATTAGCACAACTATTCTTTACGTTAAGCCGTTATCAACTTCAAAAAGCGATGTTATTTAATGAATCGGAAGGCCGTAAGCGTTCTGATATTTTTGCGATTCGCCAGCAGTTAGCACTGATAAACATTTCCATTATGGCGCGTTTAGTAAACTCTAAAAATATTATTCAATCACGTTTTCAGATTTCTCATAAACAAGAAGAGCTTAATCGCCTAAATTACTTATATTTTGTCGCTGAACAAATTCATGAGCGAATTTGTGCCAGCCAATACTCCTATAGTCAATTAGAGAGTCAATTTGGTAAAAGTCAGATTTTAGAAGGTTATCACCAGCTTTTATTGCAGCTCAGTGAAGACTGCTATCAATTAGGTCTCTCCATTACCGATAAAAAAAATTATCAACACAGTCGCCGTTTAAAATGGAATGTCAGAGCGCTGTCAGATCAGCTACATCTACTACAACAACAGGATCGCCTCACTAAAAAAGAGAGTGAAGCAATGCAAGCTTTACAAACCATATTTGATAATATTTCTGAAATCAGTCATTTATTAAAAGAAATTAGTAAAGCACAACAAGACAATTCTATACAAACAACCGTTGTACCTGTGGATATGGTAACAGCTGAAAAATTGGGTATCAGAAAAACCTTTTCTAATGCACTAAAACCCAGCAACATGACCTTTAAACATGCAATGCGAATTAGTATATGTCTATCAATTGCCTACATATTACAATATCAATTTAGTTTAACACATGGCTTTTGGCTTCTACTCACCGTGCTTTTCGTTTGCCAGCCAAGTTTCAGCGAAACACGTAAGCGCCTTGTTCAGCGCACTATCGGCACCCTACTCGGTATATTAATTTGTTACCCAATTATCATGTTCATAGAGAGTAGTTGGGCTCAAGTCATTCTTTTACTCTTATCTGCCTTTTTGTTCTTTAACTATTTACGTACCAATTATGGGTTAGCCGTTATATTTATTACTCTCTTTGTTATGTTTATTTTCAACCTACTCAACGGGGCTGGTATGGTCATATTACCCGCGAGAATTGGAGAAACTTTACTCGGTTGTATACTTAGTTTGATGGCTATTTCCTTTATTTTTCCAGACTGGCAATTTTTACGCTTTCCGGCCTTAGTTAATCAATTATTAACTTATAGTGAACGTTACTTCAAGCAAGTCAGTGATCAATATCAATATGGCCGCAGTGAAAATCTGAATTACCGGATCACGCGATTTGAAACATTTAATAGCGATGCTATGTTAACAACAGCTTGGCAAAGCATGCTCATTGAGCCTAATTCAAAACAAAAATTACACAAAGAAGCCTATGCATTGGCAAATAGATGTGATGCCTTGGTTTCCTATATTGCGGCACTCGCTTCGCATCGCCATAAAATGGATAATTATCAAGACAATATTGCCTTGCAAAACCTCGTTAATGCCACCTATTTACAGATAAATCGAGCAAATAAAATCGAACTGCTTGATACGAACGAAATCAATGATACTATTGAAAAATTTGAAGAGTATAAGATTGATTTTAACGGTGAAGAGCTTTTAATCGTCGAACAGTTACGTTTAATCGCTTTTACTGCATTAGATATACAACTTCTTTTACAGCAACTCAATTTCAATAGTAAATCGGCAAATTAG